A single Callithrix jacchus isolate 240 chromosome 4, calJac240_pri, whole genome shotgun sequence DNA region contains:
- the MDC1 gene encoding mediator of DNA damage checkpoint protein 1 isoform X12: protein MMEDTQAIDWDIEEEEETEQSCESLGCNLEPVGRLHIFSGAHGPEKDFPLHLGKNVIGRMPGCSVALPFPSISKQHAEIEISAWDKAPILRDCGSLNGTQILRPPKVLSPGVSHRLRDQELILFADLPCQYHRLDVPLPFVSRGPLTVEETPRVQGGTQPQRLLLAEDSEEEVDSLSERCVIKKSRTTSSSVGMIVPESDEEGNSPVLGGPGLPFAFTLNSDTVAEDQQPATEEASSAARRGAAIEPEQSEAEVTTEIQLEKNQPSVKERDNDTKVKRGAGNGVVLAGMMLERSQPPAEDSDTDVDDDSRPPGRPAEVHLERVQPLGFIDSDTDIEEEGIPATPAVVPMKKRKIFHGVGIRGPGAPGLAHLQESQAGSDTDMEEGKAPQAVPLKKSQASMVINSDTDDEEEVSAALTLARLKESQPALWNRDAEEDMAQPVVLLQRSQTTTGRDSDTDEEEKLPVENKEAVPKGHTKIRALFRAHSEKNQHSFRDSDKSVEADKSSPGIHLERSQASTTVDINTQVKESAMVPMQGTNQTDVEAGGGREKLLVVSLEEAWPPPHGLCETDAEEGTSLAASAVADVRKSQLPAEGDAGAEWATAVLKQERALKVGAQGQSPVAQMEQDLPISRENLTDLVVDTDALGESTQRQGEGAQVPTGREREPHVGGTKDSKDNCDDSEDLDLQATQCFLERKNQSLEAVQSMEDEPTQTFMLTPPQEPGPSHCSFQTPGLNCKMPPAKKASRIRAAKKASRGDQESPDACLHPTVPETSAPPLKPLNSQSQKRLAPQPLLSPFPPSIEPTIPKTRQNGNREAPGTPLSSELEPFHPKPKIITQKSSRMTPFPATSAALEPQPSTSTTHPDTPKPTSQATRGKTNRSSVKTPETFVPTAPELQPSTSTDQPVTPEPTFQATRGRKNRFSVKTPETVVPTAPEPHPSTSRDQPVTPKPTSQATRGKTNRSSIKTPETFVPTAPELQPSTSTNQLVTHEFTSWATRGRTNRSSVKTPESTVPVAPELPPSTSTDQPVTPEPTSRTTRGRTNKSSVKTPESVVSTAPELQPCTSTDQLVTPEPTSQTTRGRTNKSAVKSPESVVSTAPELQPCTSTDQLVTPEPTSRATRGRKNRSSVKNPERVISTAPELQASTSTDQPVTPEPTSQATRRRKNRSSVKTPETVVPIASELQASAFTDQPVTPEPTSQATRGRKNRPSVKTPETVVPIASELQASASTDQPVTPEPTFQATRGRKNRSSVKTPETVVPIASELQASASTDQPVTPEPTSQATRGRKNRPSVKTPETVVPIASELQASASTDQPVTPEPTSRTTRGRTNRSSVKTPESVVPTAPELQVSASTVQPVTPEPTSQTTRGRTNRSSVKTPESVVPIAPELQPSTSRNQLVTPEPTSRATRGRTDGSSVRTPEPVVPTAPEPLPTTSIDQPVTPKPTSRATRGRVNRSSVKTPKPVEPAASNLEPLIPTDLPVTPEAIAQGSQSKTLRSSIVSAVSVPTTLEFQSPVTTDQPISPEPIPQASCSKRQRVIGNPGSLKTPIDHKPCSAPLETKSQASRNQRWGAVREAESLTAIPEPASFQLLETPTHASQIQKVEAVGRSRFTSEPQPKVSQSRKRAFATTDSPPLQKQPRREVSQKTVFLKEELEDTTEKPGKEEDVMTPKPGKKKRDQAEEEPNSIQSRSLRRTKFTRESTAPKVLFTGVVDAQGERAVLALGGSLADSAAEASHLVTDRIRRTVKFLCALGRGIPILSLDWLHQSRKAGCFLPPDEYVVTDPEQEKNFGFSLQDALSRARERRLLEGYEIHVTPGVQPPPPQMGEIISCCGGTVLPSMPRSYKPQRVVITCSQDFPRCSVPRRVGLPLLSPEFLLTGVLKQEAKPEAFVLSPLEMSST from the exons ATGATGGAGGACACCCAAGCTATTGATTGGGACattgaagaagaggaggagacagagcAATCCTGTGAATCCTTGGGGTGTAACTTGGAGCCAGTAGGGCGGCTACATATCTTTAGTGGTGCCCATGGACCAGAAAAAG ATTTCCCACTACACCTTGGGAAGAATGTGATAGGCCGAATGCCTGGCTGCTCTGTGGCCCTGCCCTTTCCATCTATCTCCAAACAACATGCAGAGATTGAAATCTCAGCCTGGGACAAGGCACCTATCCTCCGAGACTGTGGGAGCCTTAATGGTACTCAAATCCTGAGGCCTCCTAAGGTTTTGAGCCCTGGGGTGAGTCACCGTCTGAGGGACCAGGAATTGATTCTCTTTGCTGACTTGCCCTGCCAGTACCATCGCCTGGATGTCCCCCTGCCCTTTGTCTCCCGGGGCCCTCTGACTGTAGAAGAGACACCCAGGGTACAGGGAGGAACTCAACCCCAGAGGCTTCTGTTGGCTGAGGACTCAGAGGAGGAAGTAG ATTCTCTTTCTGAAAGGTGTGTGATAAAAAAATCAAGGACAACATCTTCCTCCGTGGGAATGATAGTTCCAGAGAG TGATGAAGAGGGGAATTCCCCTGTCCTGGGTGGCCCTGGGCTGCCTTTTGCCTTCACTTTGAACAGTGACACAGTTGCAGAAGATCAGCAACCAGCCACAGAGGAGGCCTCCTCAGCTGCCAGAAGAGGTGCTGCTATAGAGCCAGAGCAGTCTGAAGCTGAAGTCACAACTGAAATCCAGCTTGAAAAGAATCAGCCTTCAGTGAAGGAGAGGGACAATGACACAAAAGTCAAGAGGGGTGCAGGGAATGGGGTTGTTTTAGCTGGGATGATGCTGGAGAGGAGCCAACCTCCTGCAGAGGACAGTGACACAGATGTGGATGATGACAGCAGGCCTCCTGGAAGGCCAGCTGAGGTCCATTTAGAAAGGGTTCAGCCTCTTGGCTTCATCGACAGTGACACTGATATAGAAGAAGAGGGGATCCCAGCAACCCCAGCTGTAGTTCCtatgaagaagaggaagatctTCCATGGAGTTGGTATAAGGGGTCCTGGAGCACCAGGGCTGGCCCATCTGCAGGAGAGTCAGGCTGGTAGTGATACAGATATGGAGGAGGGCAAAGCCCCACAGGCTGTCCCTCTGAAAAAAAGCCAAGCTTCCATGGTGATCAATAGCGATACAGATGATGAGGAAGAAGTCTCAGCAGCGCTGACTTTAGCACGTCTGAAAGAGAGTCAACCTGCTCTATGGAACAGAGATGCAGAAGAGGACATGGCCCAACCTGTGGTCCTTCTGCAGCGAAGCCAAACCACCACTGGGAGAGACAGTGACACAGATGAGGAGGAAAAGCTCCCAGTGGAAAATAAAGAAGCTGTCCCCAAGGGTCACACAAAGATTAGAGCCCTTTTTAGAGCGCATTCAGAAAAAAACCAACATTCTTTTAGGGACAGTGATAAGAGTGTGGAAGCAGATAAGAGTTCACCTGGGATCCACCTGGAGAGAAGCCAAGCCTCCACCACAGTGGACATCAACACACAAGTGAAGGAGTCAGCCATGGTGCCTATGCAGGGGACAAATCAAACAGATGTGGAAGCAGGTGGGGGACGAGAAAAGCTGCTTGTGGTATCTCTAGAAGAAGCCTGGCCTCCTCCACATGGGCTCTGTGAAACAGATGCAGAGGAGGGCACCTCCTTGGCAGCCTCAGCAGTTGCAGATGTAAGAAAGAGCCAGCTTCCAGCAGAAGGGGATGCTGGGGCAGAGTGGGCAACAGCTGTTCTTAAGCAGGAGAGAGCTCTTAAGGTGGGGGCCCAAGGTCAATCACCTGTGGCACAAATGGAGCAGGACCTCCCTATCTCAAGAGAGAACCTCACAGATCTGGTGGTGGATACAGATGCTTTAGGGGAATCCACCCAGCGACAGGGAGAGGGAGCCCAGGTCCCcacaggaagggagagagaaccACATGTGGGTGGAACCAAGGACTCTAAAGACAACTGTGATG ATTCTGAAGATCTGGACCTACAAGCTACCCAATGCTTTCTGGAGAGAAAGAATCAGAGCTTAGAAG CAGTCCAGAGTATGGAGGATGAACCTACCCAGACCTTCATGTTGACTCCACCCCAAGAACCTGGCCCTTCCCATTGCAGCTTCCAGACACCAG GCCTGAATTGCAAGATGCCACCTGCTAAGAAGGCTTCCAGGATCAGAGCTGCTAAGAAAGCTTCCAGG GGTGATCAGGAATCTCCAGATGCTTGTCTGCATCCTACAGTGCCTGAAACGTCAGCCCCACCCCTAAAGCCCCTTAACTCTCAGAGCCAGAAACGTCTTGCACCTCAgccccttctttctccctttccaccTTCTATCGAGCCAACCATTCCTAAGACCAGGCAAAATGGGAATCGGGAAGCTCCAGGGACTCCCTTGTCCTCAGAGCTGGAGCCTTTTCATCCAAAGCCTAAGATCATAACTCAGAAGTCCTCCAGGATGACACCCTTTCCAGCTACCTCAGCTGCCCTTGAGCCCCAGCCTTCCACCTCCACAACCCATCCAGACACTCCCAAGCCCACATCTCAGGCCACTAGGGGCAAGACAAATAGGTCCTCTGTCAAGACCCCTGAAACATTTGTCCCCACAGCCCCTGAGCTCCAGCCTTCCACTTCCACAGACCAGCCTGTCACACCTGAGCCCACATTTCAGGCTACTAGGGGAAGAAAAAATAGATTCTCTGTCAAGACCCCTGAAACAGTTGTCCCCACAGCCCCTGAGCCCCACCCTTCCACCTCCAGAGACCAGCCTGTCACTCCCAAGCCCACATCTCAGGCCACTAGGGGCAAGACAAATAGGTCCTCTATCAAGACCCCTGAAACATTTGTACCTACAGCCCCTGAGCTCCAGCCTTCCACCTCCACAAACCAACTTGTCACCCATGAGTTTACGTCTTGGGCTACTAGGGGCAGGACAAATAGGTCCTCTGTCAAGACCCCTGAATCAACTGTCCCTGTAGCCCCTGAGCTCCCACCTTCCACCTCCACAGACCAGCCTGTCACCCCTGAGCCCACATCTCGGACCACTAGGGGCAGGACAAATAAGTCCTCTGTCAAGACTCCTGAATCAGTTGTATCCACAGCCCCTGAGCTCCAACCTTGCACCTCCACAGACCAGCTTGTCACCCCTGAGCCCACATCTCAGACCACTAGGGGCAGGACAAATAAGTCCGCTGTCAAGTCCCCTGAATCAGTTGTATCCACAGCCCCTGAGCTCCAACCTTGCACCTCCACAGACCAGCTTGTCACCCCTGAGCCCACATCTCGGGCTactagaggaagaaaaaatagatcCTCTGTCAAGAACCCTGAACGAGTTATCTCCACAGCCCCTGAGCTCCAGGCCTCCACCTCCACAGACCAGCCTGTCACCCCTGAGCCTACATCTCAGGCTACTAGGCGAAGAAAAAATAGGTCCTCTGTCAAGACCCCTGAAACAGTAGTCCCCATAGCCTCTGAGCTCCAGGCTTCTGCCTTCACAGACCAGCCTGTCACCCCTGAGCCCACATCTCAGGCTACTAGGGGAAGAAAAAATAGGCCCTCTGTCAAGACCCCTGAAACAGTTGTCCCCATAGCCTCTGAGCTCCAGGCTTCTGCCTCCACAGACCAGCCTGTCACCCCTGAGCCCACATTTCAGGCTACTAGGGGAAGAAAAAATAGGTCCTCTGTCAAGACCCCTGAAACAGTTGTCCCCATAGCCTCTGAGCTCCAGGCTTCTGCCTCCACAGACCAGCCTGTCACCCCTGAGCCCACATCTCAGGCTACTAGGGGAAGAAAAAATAGGCCCTCTGTCAAGACCCCTGAAACAGTTGTCCCCATAGCCTCTGAGCTCCAGGCTTCTGCCTCCACAGACCAGCCTGTCACCCCTGAGCCCACATCTCGGACCACTAGGGGCAGGACAAACAGGTCCTCTGTCAAGACCCCTGAATCAGTCGTACCCACAGCCCCTGAGCTCCAGGTTTCTGCCTCCACAGTTCAACCTGTAACCCCTGAGCCTACATCTCAGACCACTAGGGGCAGGACAAATAGGTCCTCTGTCAAGACCCCTGAATCAGTTGTCCCTATAGCCCCTGAGCTCCAGCCTTCGACCTCCAGAAACCAGCTTGTCACCCCTGAGCCCACATCTAGGGCCACTAGGGGCAGGACAGATGGGTCTTCTGTCAGGACCCCTGAACCAGTTGTCCCCACAGCCCCTGAGCCCCTTCCTACAACCTCCATAGACCAGCCTGTCACACCTAAGCCCACATCTAGAGCCACTAGAGGAAGAGTAAATAGGTCCTCTGTCAAGACTCCCAAACCAGTTGAACCAGCAGCCTCTAATCTTGAGCCTCTTATCCCCACAGACCTGCCTGTCACCCCTGAGGCCATAGCTCAGGGTAGTCAGAGCAAAACACTGAGGTCTTCTATAGTAAGTGCTGTGTCCGTTCCTACCACCCTTGAATTCCAGTCCCCTGTTACCACAGATCAGCCTATTTCCCCTGAGCCTATTCCTCAAGCTAGTTGCAGCAAGAGGCAGAGAGTCATTGGGAATCCTGGCTCCCTCAAAACTCCCATTGACCATAAGCCTTGCTCTGCACCCCTGGAAACTAAATCCCAGGCCTCAAGGAACCAAAGATGGGGAGCAGTTAGAGAAGCTGAATCCCTTACAGCCATTCCTGAGCCTGCCTCTTTCCAGCTTCTTGAGACACCAACTCATGCCTCCCAGatccaaaaggtggaagcagTAGGTAGATCTAGGTTTACCTCAGAGCCCCAGCCTAAGGTCTCTCAAAGCCGCAAGAGGGCTTTTGCTACCACGGATTCACCACCACTTCAAAAACAGCCCCGAAGAGAAGTCTCCCAGAAGACAGTGTTTCTCAAGGAAGAGTTAGAAGATACTACAGAGAAGCCAGGGAAAGAAGAG GATGTCATGACTCcaaaaccaggcaagaaaaagagagaccagGCAGAGGAGGAGCCCAATAGCATACAGAGCCGCAGCCTCCGACGGACCAAATTTACCCGGGAATCAACAGCCCCCAAA GTGCTCTTCACAGGAGTGGTGGATGCCCAGGGAGAGCGGGCCGTGCTGGCACTGGGGGGAAGTCTGGCTGATTCAGCGGCAGAGGCTTCCCACCTGGTCACTGATCGAATCCGCCGGACAGTCAAGTTCCTGTGTGCCCTGGGGCGGGGAATCCCCATTCTCTCCCTGGACTGGCTGCATCAG TCCCGCAAGGCTGGTTGCTTCTTACCCCCGGATGAATATGTGGTGACTGATCCTGAGCAAGAGAAGAACTTTGGCTTTAGCCTTCAAGATGCTCTGAGCCGGGCTCGGGAGCGAAGGCTGCTGGAG GGCTATGAGATCCATGTGACCCCTGGAGTCCAGCCACCACCACCTCAGATGGGAGAGATCATCAGCTGCTGTGGAGGCACTGTCCTACCCAGCATGCCTCGGTCCTATAAG